From Azospirillum baldaniorum, the proteins below share one genomic window:
- a CDS encoding ABC transporter ATP-binding protein has protein sequence MPLLDIKNLSVEFTTRAGTFRAVDGIDLTVDEGEVVGIVGESGSGKSVTSLAVMGLLGSNGTVVADRMRFGGKDLLAMSPSQRRKITGKDVAMVFQEPMTSLNPCFTVGFQIMETLKVHEGLSGKALRNRAIELLEQVGIPAPESRLSAFPHQLSGGMNQRVMIAIAIACNPRLLVADEPTTALDVTIQKQILDLLVRLQKERGMALILITHDMGVVAETAQRVVVMYAGQVAETRPVDALFKAPRHPYTGALLDALPERALGKRRLPTIPGVVPGIGDRPQGCLFNPRCRFATDRCRIERPALFDVDAGKARCFYPLADAPVGAGEVL, from the coding sequence ATGCCTCTTCTCGACATCAAGAACCTGTCCGTCGAGTTCACCACGCGCGCTGGCACCTTCCGCGCCGTGGACGGGATCGACCTCACCGTGGACGAGGGCGAGGTGGTGGGCATCGTCGGCGAGTCCGGGTCCGGCAAGTCCGTGACCTCGCTCGCCGTGATGGGCCTGCTCGGCTCCAACGGCACGGTGGTCGCCGACCGCATGCGGTTCGGCGGCAAGGACCTGCTGGCGATGAGCCCGTCACAGCGCCGGAAGATCACCGGCAAGGACGTGGCCATGGTCTTCCAGGAGCCGATGACCAGCCTGAATCCCTGCTTCACCGTCGGTTTCCAGATCATGGAGACGCTGAAGGTGCATGAGGGGCTGTCCGGCAAGGCGCTGCGCAACCGCGCCATCGAACTGCTGGAGCAGGTCGGCATCCCGGCCCCGGAAAGCCGCCTGTCGGCCTTCCCGCACCAGCTTTCGGGCGGCATGAACCAGCGCGTGATGATCGCCATCGCCATCGCCTGCAACCCGCGCCTTCTGGTCGCGGACGAGCCGACGACGGCGCTCGACGTGACCATCCAGAAGCAGATTCTCGACCTGCTGGTCCGCCTCCAGAAGGAGCGGGGCATGGCGCTGATCCTCATCACCCACGACATGGGCGTGGTGGCGGAGACGGCGCAGCGGGTGGTCGTCATGTACGCCGGGCAGGTCGCCGAGACGCGCCCGGTGGACGCCCTGTTCAAGGCGCCGCGCCACCCCTACACCGGCGCGCTGCTCGATGCGCTGCCGGAGCGGGCGCTGGGCAAGCGCCGGCTGCCGACCATCCCCGGCGTGGTGCCGGGCATCGGCGACCGGCCGCAGGGCTGCCTGTTCAACCCGCGCTGCCGCTTCGCCACCGACCGCTGCCGCATCGAGCGGCCGGCCCTGTTCGACGTGGATGCCGGCAAGGCGCGCTGCTTCTATCCGCTGGCCGACGCTCCGGTCGGCGCCGGGGAGGTTCTGTGA
- a CDS encoding peptide ABC transporter ATP-binding protein, translating into MTDILADVMPATGPVVLEAIHLRKHYAVKRGAFKPAATVKALDGVSFQLEAGKTLAVVGESGCGKSTLARSVTMIEPPSSGQLLYDGRDVVGRTASEMKELRRTVQMVFQNPYGSLNPRKTVGSILSEPLVINTPMGKQERRERAVAMMAKVGLRPDQVDRYPHMFSGGQRQRIAIARALMLNPRVVVADEPVSALDVSIQAQVLNLMMDLQEELNLAYLFISHDLSVVRHIADAVMVMYLGRPVEHGPKDVVYSRPRHPYTRILMAATPRVNPALRAERVIPKGELPSPLNPPPGCPFHKRCPYATERCATEVPALRPVDERLVACHFAEEMA; encoded by the coding sequence ATGACCGACATCCTCGCCGACGTCATGCCGGCCACCGGTCCGGTGGTTCTGGAAGCCATCCACCTGCGCAAGCACTACGCGGTCAAGCGCGGCGCCTTCAAGCCGGCGGCCACCGTCAAGGCGCTGGACGGCGTGTCCTTCCAGCTCGAAGCCGGGAAGACGCTGGCTGTGGTCGGCGAATCCGGCTGCGGCAAGTCGACGCTGGCGCGCTCCGTCACGATGATTGAGCCGCCGTCGTCGGGCCAGCTTCTCTACGACGGTCGCGACGTGGTCGGGCGCACCGCGTCGGAGATGAAGGAACTCCGGCGCACCGTGCAGATGGTGTTCCAGAACCCCTATGGATCGCTGAACCCGCGCAAGACCGTGGGCTCGATCCTGTCGGAGCCGCTGGTCATCAACACCCCGATGGGCAAGCAGGAGCGGCGGGAGCGGGCCGTCGCCATGATGGCGAAGGTCGGGCTGCGCCCCGATCAGGTGGACCGCTACCCGCACATGTTCTCCGGCGGTCAGCGCCAGCGCATCGCCATCGCGCGCGCGCTGATGCTGAACCCGCGGGTGGTGGTGGCCGACGAGCCGGTGTCGGCGCTCGACGTGTCGATCCAAGCGCAGGTGCTGAACCTGATGATGGATCTTCAGGAGGAGTTGAACCTCGCCTACCTGTTCATCTCCCACGACCTCAGCGTGGTCCGGCACATCGCCGACGCGGTCATGGTGATGTATCTGGGCCGGCCGGTGGAGCACGGGCCAAAGGACGTGGTCTACTCCCGCCCGCGCCACCCCTACACCCGCATCCTGATGGCCGCCACGCCGCGGGTGAACCCGGCTCTGCGGGCGGAGCGGGTGATCCCGAAGGGCGAACTGCCCTCACCGCTGAACCCGCCGCCGGGTTGCCCCTTCCACAAGCGCTGCCCCTACGCCACGGAGCGTTGCGCGACCGAGGTGCCGGCGCTGCGCCCCGTGGACGAGCGGCTGGTCGCCTGCCACTTCGCGGAAGAGATGGCCTGA
- a CDS encoding DUF3072 domain-containing protein, giving the protein MNVKRSDEREKHPQNHRGDAPNSGSNPKTADAGGAEHSNREKDPDDWTTGDEPMTGAQASYLKTLSEEAGEGFDGELTKAEASKRIDALQEKTGRGA; this is encoded by the coding sequence ATGAACGTCAAACGCAGCGACGAGCGTGAGAAGCACCCACAGAACCATCGCGGAGACGCACCGAATTCAGGTAGCAACCCGAAAACCGCGGACGCCGGGGGTGCCGAACACTCGAACCGCGAGAAGGACCCGGACGACTGGACGACGGGGGACGAGCCGATGACCGGCGCGCAGGCCTCCTACCTGAAGACGCTCAGCGAGGAGGCCGGCGAAGGCTTCGATGGGGAGTTGACGAAGGCCGAAGCCTCCAAACGCATCGACGCCCTCCAGGAGAAGACAGGCCGCGGCGCCTGA
- a CDS encoding bacteriohemerythrin — MPLMVWNDKLSVGIAQFDEEHKQLVALVNELFDAVQAGRSKEALGGILDSLVAYTKSHFTHEEEHFARLGYPDRDAHKAEHDALASQVLEVQRKYHAGVTATLSMEVMNFLKNWLIKHIQGTDKKYGPFLKEKGVA; from the coding sequence ATGCCGCTGATGGTGTGGAACGACAAGCTGAGCGTCGGGATCGCGCAGTTCGACGAGGAGCACAAGCAACTGGTCGCCCTGGTCAACGAACTGTTCGACGCCGTCCAGGCGGGGCGCAGCAAGGAGGCGCTGGGCGGCATCCTCGACAGCCTCGTCGCCTACACCAAGTCCCACTTCACCCATGAGGAGGAGCATTTCGCCCGCCTCGGCTATCCGGACCGCGACGCCCACAAGGCGGAACACGACGCGCTGGCCAGTCAGGTGCTGGAGGTGCAGCGCAAGTACCACGCCGGCGTCACCGCCACGCTGAGCATGGAGGTGATGAACTTCCTGAAGAACTGGCTCATCAAGCACATCCAGGGTACCGACAAGAAGTACGGCCCCTTCCTGAAGGAAAAGGGCGTGGCGTAA
- a CDS encoding MotA/TolQ/ExbB proton channel family protein, with product MEEQWLLKAKFVAFNLTISAFVFVLYAQGWLDRVLTGHIAVATAIIGIVFVVGLVMSAYRVWKIGGELDRAKLGGGRLMKVESERALEIRLFSRISHLQHIANALGMLGLIGTAWGFSLFAANITPDMVGNAASAGAMVTTLASGLGVAIYATMLGGALCLWTTCNLQLLRGATASLCALIMDEAHARSRLAPRTGTPDFAAPQAAPYGALRGEATP from the coding sequence ATGGAAGAACAGTGGCTCCTCAAGGCGAAATTCGTCGCTTTCAATCTGACGATTTCGGCGTTCGTTTTCGTCCTGTACGCGCAGGGGTGGCTGGATCGGGTCCTGACCGGGCACATCGCCGTGGCGACCGCGATCATCGGAATCGTGTTCGTGGTCGGCTTGGTGATGTCGGCCTACCGGGTGTGGAAGATCGGCGGTGAGCTGGACCGGGCCAAGCTCGGCGGCGGACGGCTGATGAAGGTCGAGAGCGAACGCGCCCTGGAAATCCGCCTGTTCTCCCGGATTTCGCATCTTCAGCACATCGCCAACGCGCTGGGCATGCTCGGCCTGATCGGCACGGCCTGGGGCTTCAGCCTGTTCGCCGCGAACATCACGCCGGACATGGTGGGCAACGCCGCGTCGGCCGGCGCCATGGTGACCACGCTGGCGAGCGGTCTGGGCGTGGCGATCTACGCGACGATGCTCGGCGGCGCCCTGTGTCTGTGGACCACCTGCAACCTCCAGCTCCTGCGCGGGGCGACGGCCTCGCTGTGCGCGCTGATCATGGACGAGGCCCACGCCCGCTCGCGGCTTGCTCCGCGGACAGGAACGCCGGACTTCGCCGCGCCGCAAGCGGCCCCCTACGGCGCCCTGCGCGGCGAGGCCACACCATGA
- a CDS encoding YajQ family cyclic di-GMP-binding protein, translating into MPSFDIVSKTDIHEIDNALNGMRREIETRFDFKGSRCTVERTENDITLLADDAPKLDQMQELLRVYVTRRKLDAGALDYSKPPERAAGDALRQVVTVKQGIAQDLGKTIVKAIKDAKMKVQVSIQGDELRVTGKKRDDLQDAIALVRGLKIEQPLQYVNFRD; encoded by the coding sequence ATGCCGTCCTTCGACATCGTGTCCAAGACCGACATCCACGAAATCGACAACGCGCTGAACGGCATGCGCCGCGAGATCGAGACCCGCTTCGACTTCAAGGGCTCGCGCTGCACCGTGGAGCGCACCGAGAACGACATCACCCTGCTGGCCGACGACGCCCCCAAGCTCGACCAGATGCAGGAACTGCTGCGGGTCTACGTGACCCGGCGGAAGCTGGACGCCGGAGCGCTGGACTACTCCAAGCCGCCGGAGCGGGCGGCGGGCGACGCGCTGCGCCAGGTCGTCACCGTCAAGCAGGGCATCGCCCAGGACCTCGGCAAGACCATCGTCAAGGCGATCAAGGACGCCAAGATGAAGGTCCAGGTCTCCATCCAGGGCGACGAACTGCGCGTTACCGGCAAGAAGCGCGACGACCTCCAGGACGCCATCGCCCTGGTGCGCGGGCTGAAGATCGAGCAGCCCCTGCAGTATGTGAACTTCCGGGACTGA
- a CDS encoding M23 family metallopeptidase — MIRAALATLLSASLVAVALGFAGPAAAEAPAFGLPLACRIGETCFIQNYVDEDAGPGWRDHACGRLSYDGHDGTDFRLPDYTAMDKGVAVLAAAAGTVLRVRDGMEDVNVNVIGRDTVMKVGGGNAVIIDHGDGWQTAYLHMKRGSVAVTPGQRVEAGQRLGDVGLSGLTEFPHLHFGVRHNGAVVDPFVGQQPFTACGQPMTPLWNAATAKTLAYRPTAGLSAGFATRRVPEAEPARHGEFAGEVLTPDAPLLVLWSDIMGVRDGDTQRIRILDGDGRTLFDNSKGITGDKAVWFAYQGLKRPAAGWPKGPYKGIVTLARDGKTVVTLERRLEVR; from the coding sequence ATGATCCGCGCCGCGCTCGCCACCCTCCTGTCCGCAAGCCTCGTCGCGGTCGCGCTGGGTTTCGCCGGCCCTGCGGCGGCGGAAGCGCCGGCCTTCGGGTTACCGCTCGCGTGCCGGATCGGGGAAACCTGCTTCATCCAGAACTACGTCGACGAGGACGCCGGTCCCGGCTGGCGCGACCATGCCTGCGGCCGGCTGAGCTACGACGGCCATGACGGCACGGATTTCCGCCTTCCCGACTACACCGCGATGGACAAGGGCGTCGCCGTGCTGGCCGCCGCCGCGGGCACCGTCCTGCGGGTGCGCGACGGCATGGAAGACGTGAATGTGAACGTCATCGGGCGTGACACGGTGATGAAGGTCGGGGGCGGCAACGCCGTCATCATCGACCATGGCGACGGCTGGCAGACCGCCTACCTGCACATGAAGCGCGGCAGCGTCGCGGTCACTCCCGGCCAGCGGGTGGAGGCCGGGCAACGGCTCGGCGACGTCGGTCTGTCGGGACTGACCGAGTTCCCCCATCTGCATTTCGGCGTGCGCCACAACGGCGCCGTCGTCGATCCCTTTGTGGGCCAGCAGCCCTTCACCGCCTGCGGCCAGCCCATGACGCCGCTGTGGAACGCCGCCACGGCCAAGACGCTGGCCTACCGCCCGACCGCCGGGCTCAGCGCCGGCTTCGCCACCCGCCGCGTTCCGGAGGCCGAGCCGGCCCGCCATGGCGAATTCGCCGGGGAGGTGCTGACACCGGACGCGCCCCTGCTGGTGCTGTGGTCGGACATCATGGGCGTCCGCGACGGCGACACCCAGCGGATCCGCATCCTCGACGGCGATGGCCGCACCCTCTTCGACAACAGCAAGGGCATCACCGGGGACAAGGCCGTCTGGTTCGCCTATCAGGGGCTGAAACGCCCGGCGGCTGGATGGCCCAAGGGACCCTACAAGGGCATCGTGACGCTGGCCCGCGACGGCAAGACGGTGGTCACGCTGGAGCGCCGGCTGGAGGTTCGCTGA
- a CDS encoding response regulator has translation MADILVVDDDPVSLSIVSKILEKEGNSVTGCTDARAAIESLTFHEFDLLVTDLIMPEHDGFEVIQAAKSLRPNLRIIVLSGIDERVPPELTMQALTKLGVARMVRKPIKPAVLASEVLAVLIGG, from the coding sequence ATGGCCGACATCCTCGTCGTCGATGACGATCCGGTATCCCTCAGCATCGTCAGCAAGATTCTGGAGAAGGAAGGCAACAGCGTGACCGGCTGCACCGACGCGCGGGCGGCCATCGAGTCATTGACCTTCCATGAGTTCGACCTGCTGGTCACCGATCTCATCATGCCGGAGCATGACGGATTCGAGGTCATCCAGGCAGCCAAGAGCCTTCGTCCGAACCTGCGGATCATCGTCCTGTCCGGCATCGACGAGCGGGTGCCGCCGGAGCTGACCATGCAGGCCCTGACCAAGCTGGGCGTCGCCCGGATGGTCCGCAAGCCGATCAAGCCCGCGGTCCTGGCCTCCGAAGTGCTGGCGGTGCTGATCGGCGGCTGA
- the rpoH gene encoding RNA polymerase sigma factor RpoH has protein sequence MSTALTLTTPFPGESLSRYIEQVHRFPVLGAEEEYVLATAWRQHGDMEAARKLVTSHLRLVVKIATGFRGYGLPMTDLVGEGNIGLMTAVRKFEPDRGFRLSTYAMWWIKASIQEYILRSWSLVKLGTTGAQKKLFFGLSRLKRKLGEFGNGDLKPESVSRIARELDVPESDVVAVNRRFVQPVASLNAPLSAGEGTAEMQDFLPDERPNAEDSLLERDEAMHRSAMLHEAMTVLKDRERDILTARRLSPSPKTLEDLAAVYGVSRERIRQIEERAFQKLSQRVRELAAAA, from the coding sequence ATGAGCACCGCATTGACGCTGACCACGCCTTTTCCCGGCGAGTCGCTGTCCCGTTACATCGAGCAGGTCCACCGCTTCCCCGTTCTGGGCGCGGAGGAGGAGTATGTGTTGGCCACCGCGTGGCGCCAGCACGGCGACATGGAGGCGGCCCGCAAGCTGGTGACCAGCCATCTGCGTCTGGTCGTCAAGATCGCCACCGGCTTCCGCGGCTACGGCCTGCCGATGACCGATCTGGTCGGCGAGGGCAACATCGGCCTGATGACCGCCGTCCGCAAATTCGAGCCGGACCGCGGCTTCCGTCTGTCCACCTACGCGATGTGGTGGATCAAGGCGTCCATCCAGGAATACATCCTGCGCTCCTGGAGCCTCGTGAAACTGGGCACCACCGGCGCGCAGAAGAAGCTTTTCTTCGGCCTGTCCCGCCTGAAGCGCAAGCTGGGCGAGTTCGGCAACGGCGACCTGAAGCCGGAAAGCGTGTCCCGGATCGCCCGGGAACTCGACGTGCCGGAAAGCGATGTGGTGGCGGTGAACCGCCGCTTCGTCCAGCCGGTCGCCTCGCTCAACGCGCCGCTCTCCGCCGGGGAGGGGACTGCGGAGATGCAGGACTTCCTGCCCGACGAGCGCCCGAACGCCGAGGACAGCCTGCTCGAGCGCGACGAGGCGATGCACCGCAGCGCCATGCTCCACGAGGCGATGACGGTGCTGAAGGACCGCGAGCGCGACATCCTGACCGCCCGCCGCCTCAGCCCGTCGCCGAAGACGCTGGAGGATCTGGCCGCCGTTTACGGCGTCAGCCGCGAGCGCATCCGCCAGATCGAGGAGCGCGCTTTCCAGAAACTGTCCCAGAGGGTACGGGAACTCGCCGCAGCGGCATAA
- a CDS encoding putative bifunctional diguanylate cyclase/phosphodiesterase, with the protein MPTTSAFLASLAESLMHQASFALVYADAGHRCLLANPVFAAVLRMSPEALVGRPLAELDHPLARAVVQALNRSGQTGEAAPVDCEVERADGGRGVLTGCVLPHRTGDGGQGFLGLFQDVTDPARIADFVLRRDPFVTTLLDAAVDGVVVADRNGIIRTVNRSCRDLFGYDEEELIGRNVSVLMPPPFSRDHDKYIGSYLETERAKIIGIGRDALGRRKDGAVFPIHLSVGQARLAREVVFVGIIRDISERLAAEQRATYLARHDPLTGVLTRTAFLEECEAVLATPFPGQEGGLFALYALDVDQFSDINEAFGFHVGDAALKAMVSRVTEVLPQQTYVCRIAADEFAALSRVESAEQAETLADLLHDRLTASIYADRHWVRLRLSIGAAVQDADIRTLEELNAKAKLALQAAQHNGGNTVCFYTPEMAAAATRRMFLTMHLAHAIERNELHMAYQPIVEARSGRIVGAEALLRWNQHTLGPVSPGEFIPVAEESGLIVPITDWVLNAVVEQMAVWEPAGTLPNQIFINISGPQFLRGNLSARLEDLLGCHPELRGRLGLEITEQAAVRDLKAAVQTLTELEAIDVQVAIDDFGSGYSSLSYVQQLPVSKLKIDRAFMEDIPDNLKNGALVRAAVGMAHGLGLVTVAEGVETEEQRDFLVSVGCDLLQGYLFGRPVAPDAFAAMIRAQQPAMA; encoded by the coding sequence ATGCCGACGACATCGGCGTTCCTGGCGTCGCTGGCCGAAAGCCTCATGCACCAAGCGTCCTTCGCGCTGGTCTACGCCGACGCCGGGCATCGCTGCCTGTTAGCGAACCCGGTCTTCGCCGCCGTCTTGCGGATGTCGCCCGAAGCCCTGGTGGGGCGGCCCCTGGCCGAACTCGACCATCCGCTGGCGCGCGCCGTGGTGCAGGCGCTGAACCGCTCCGGCCAAACCGGGGAGGCCGCTCCGGTGGATTGCGAGGTCGAGCGCGCGGACGGCGGGCGCGGCGTGCTGACCGGTTGCGTCCTGCCGCACCGCACCGGCGATGGGGGGCAAGGCTTCCTCGGGCTGTTCCAGGACGTGACCGATCCGGCCCGCATCGCCGATTTCGTCCTGCGCCGCGACCCCTTCGTAACCACGCTGCTCGACGCGGCGGTGGACGGGGTGGTGGTGGCGGACCGCAACGGCATCATCCGCACGGTCAACCGGTCCTGCCGCGACCTGTTCGGCTACGACGAGGAGGAACTGATCGGGCGGAACGTCTCCGTCCTGATGCCGCCGCCCTTCTCCCGCGATCACGACAAGTACATCGGCAGCTATCTGGAGACGGAACGCGCCAAGATCATCGGCATCGGGCGCGACGCGCTCGGGCGCCGCAAGGACGGCGCGGTGTTCCCGATCCATCTCAGCGTCGGGCAGGCCCGGCTGGCACGCGAGGTCGTGTTCGTCGGCATCATCCGCGACATCTCCGAACGGCTGGCGGCGGAGCAGCGGGCGACCTATCTGGCCCGGCACGATCCGCTGACCGGCGTTCTGACCCGCACCGCCTTTCTGGAGGAGTGCGAGGCCGTGCTGGCGACGCCCTTTCCCGGTCAGGAAGGGGGCCTGTTCGCGCTCTACGCGCTCGACGTCGATCAGTTCAGCGACATCAACGAGGCGTTCGGCTTTCATGTCGGCGACGCCGCCCTGAAGGCGATGGTCAGCCGCGTGACCGAGGTGCTGCCGCAGCAGACCTACGTCTGCCGCATCGCCGCCGACGAATTCGCCGCCTTGTCCCGCGTGGAGAGCGCGGAACAGGCGGAGACCCTGGCAGATCTGCTGCACGACCGGCTGACCGCCTCCATCTACGCCGACCGCCATTGGGTGCGGCTGCGCCTGTCGATCGGCGCCGCGGTGCAGGACGCCGACATCCGCACGCTGGAGGAGCTGAACGCCAAGGCCAAGCTGGCGCTCCAGGCGGCGCAGCACAACGGCGGCAACACCGTCTGCTTCTACACGCCGGAGATGGCCGCAGCGGCGACCCGGCGCATGTTCCTGACCATGCATCTCGCCCACGCCATCGAGCGGAACGAGCTGCACATGGCCTACCAGCCCATCGTCGAGGCCCGCTCCGGCCGGATCGTAGGGGCGGAAGCGCTGCTGCGCTGGAACCAGCACACGCTGGGGCCGGTCTCTCCCGGCGAGTTCATTCCGGTCGCCGAGGAAAGCGGCCTGATCGTTCCCATCACCGACTGGGTGCTGAACGCCGTCGTCGAGCAGATGGCGGTGTGGGAACCGGCGGGCACCCTGCCCAACCAGATCTTCATCAACATCTCCGGCCCGCAATTCCTGCGCGGCAACCTCAGCGCCCGTCTCGAGGATCTGCTGGGCTGCCATCCGGAGTTGCGCGGACGGCTGGGGCTGGAGATCACCGAGCAGGCGGCGGTGCGCGATCTGAAGGCCGCCGTGCAGACCCTGACGGAGTTGGAGGCCATCGACGTCCAGGTGGCCATCGACGATTTCGGGTCGGGCTATTCGTCGCTCAGTTATGTGCAGCAGCTTCCGGTGTCGAAGCTGAAAATCGACCGCGCCTTCATGGAAGACATCCCGGACAACCTGAAGAACGGGGCGCTGGTCCGCGCCGCGGTCGGCATGGCGCACGGCCTCGGCCTCGTCACGGTGGCCGAAGGGGTCGAGACGGAGGAGCAGCGGGACTTCCTGGTGTCGGTGGGCTGCGACCTGCTCCAGGGCTACCTGTTCGGCCGCCCCGTTGCCCCCGACGCCTTCGCGGCAATGATCCGCGCCCAGCAGCCCGCGATGGCCTGA
- a CDS encoding potassium/proton antiporter, with translation METASTIILIGSSLLIVSILTSYLALRIGTPLLLIFLGVGLFAGIDGVGGISFNDADSAFLIGSIALAVILFESGLDTKLSSYRAAAWPALSLATFGVAITSGVIGVAAHFLLGLPWIESFLVGAAVSSTDAAAVFFLLRVGGITIRDRVRSTLEIESGSNDPTAILLTAMLVEAALHGWGTPLELAGFLVKQIAGGAVLGVLGGAVLAAFINKARLDPGLNPVVTLAFALFLFAGTNELGGSGFLAVYAAGLVAGNVKLRGALGLRQFHSGLTWLSQIVMFVMLGLFATPHDFGAIALPALALAVLLILLARPLAVWLCLLPFRFSANEKTFMAWVGLRGAVSMLLALVPILGGLPGGQVIFNTAFLVVIVSLAVQGWTIGPMARWLKLIVPPRRGPVERFELELPGGADQEMVAYTVHPKSPAARGQRTPRFARPSLVIRDGRVVPLHKARTLQAGDMVYLFTPPSQLPLIDKLFAESRPLDQDDRAFYGDLALNPDATVEQIAEMYGLPLSLANAQRSLRDLLRNEFGGACELGDRMRMGGVELIVRDMQDGQITSVGLALEPSAMDKARVPLFQGPERLWQTILSWWSKRSFRRWQRRETRRERLPARALEAPTLAGKEPERLEG, from the coding sequence ATGGAGACAGCGAGCACCATCATCCTGATCGGGTCGTCGCTGCTGATCGTCAGCATCCTGACCAGCTATCTGGCGCTGCGGATCGGCACACCGCTGCTGCTGATCTTCCTGGGCGTCGGGCTGTTCGCCGGGATCGACGGCGTCGGGGGCATCAGCTTCAACGACGCGGACAGCGCCTTTCTGATCGGCTCCATCGCGCTCGCCGTGATCCTCTTCGAAAGCGGCCTGGACACCAAGCTGTCGAGCTACCGCGCCGCCGCGTGGCCGGCGCTCAGCCTCGCCACCTTCGGGGTCGCCATCACCTCCGGGGTCATCGGCGTCGCCGCGCATTTTCTGCTGGGCCTGCCCTGGATCGAATCCTTCCTGGTCGGCGCGGCGGTCAGTTCCACCGACGCGGCGGCGGTGTTCTTCCTGCTGCGGGTCGGCGGCATCACCATCCGCGACCGCGTGCGCTCGACGCTGGAGATCGAGTCCGGCAGCAACGACCCGACCGCCATCCTGCTGACCGCCATGCTGGTGGAGGCGGCGCTGCACGGCTGGGGAACGCCGCTGGAACTGGCCGGCTTCCTGGTCAAGCAGATCGCCGGCGGGGCGGTCCTCGGCGTGCTGGGCGGGGCCGTGCTGGCCGCCTTCATCAACAAGGCCCGCCTCGACCCCGGCCTGAACCCGGTGGTCACCCTGGCTTTCGCCCTGTTCCTGTTCGCCGGCACGAACGAGCTGGGCGGCAGCGGCTTCCTCGCCGTCTATGCCGCGGGTCTGGTCGCCGGCAACGTGAAGCTGCGCGGGGCGCTGGGCCTGCGCCAGTTCCATTCGGGCCTGACCTGGCTCAGCCAGATCGTCATGTTCGTCATGCTGGGCCTGTTCGCCACGCCGCACGACTTCGGGGCGATCGCCCTGCCCGCCCTGGCCCTGGCCGTCCTGCTGATCCTGCTGGCGCGGCCACTGGCGGTGTGGTTGTGCCTGCTGCCCTTCCGCTTCTCGGCCAACGAGAAGACCTTCATGGCCTGGGTCGGGCTGCGCGGCGCGGTGTCGATGCTGCTGGCGCTGGTGCCGATCCTGGGCGGATTGCCGGGCGGTCAGGTGATCTTCAACACGGCCTTCCTGGTGGTGATCGTGTCGCTGGCGGTGCAGGGCTGGACGATCGGCCCGATGGCGCGCTGGTTGAAGCTGATCGTCCCGCCGCGGCGCGGCCCGGTCGAACGGTTCGAGCTGGAACTGCCCGGCGGGGCCGACCAGGAGATGGTCGCCTACACCGTCCACCCCAAGAGCCCCGCCGCCCGCGGCCAGCGCACGCCGCGCTTCGCCCGCCCCTCCCTGGTCATCCGCGACGGGCGCGTGGTGCCGCTGCACAAGGCGCGGACGCTCCAGGCCGGGGACATGGTCTACCTGTTCACCCCGCCCAGCCAACTGCCGCTGATCGACAAGCTGTTCGCCGAGAGCCGGCCGCTGGATCAGGACGACCGTGCCTTCTACGGCGATCTGGCGCTGAACCCCGACGCAACCGTGGAGCAGATCGCCGAGATGTACGGCCTGCCCCTGTCGCTGGCCAACGCCCAGCGGTCGCTGCGCGACCTGCTGCGCAACGAGTTCGGCGGCGCCTGCGAGCTGGGCGACCGGATGCGGATGGGTGGCGTGGAGCTGATCGTCCGCGACATGCAGGACGGGCAGATCACCTCAGTCGGGCTCGCGCTGGAGCCGTCGGCGATGGACAAGGCCCGCGTGCCGCTGTTCCAGGGACCGGAACGGCTTTGGCAGACGATCCTGTCCTGGTGGTCGAAACGCTCCTTCCGCCGCTGGCAGCGCCGGGAAACCCGCCGCGAGCGCCTGCCCGCCCGCGCTCTGGAAGCGCCCACCCTGGCGGGGAAGGAACCGGAACGGCTGGAGGGGTGA